ggaatttatcctattattattattaataataataaaatgcttggaaaaattctaataataataataataatatacttggaatttatcctatttataataataataatatccttggaaaatattctaataataataatatacttggaatttatcctatttataataataataatatccttggaaaatattctaataataataatatacttggaatttatcctatttataataataataatatccttggaaaatattctaataataatagtaataagctTGGAAAATATAGCATGGAGCaagggggggaggaagagaaggaaggtcaTGGGGTGGCTTTAAAAGcctggcaaaacatcaggagagaatgcttctgggatatggccagacagcctggaaaactcacagcagcccagtgttTCCAGCCACaaaaatccttcgacaacacgagTTGCCTGTTTCCCGGTTCCAGGTGCAAGATGCGCAGGCGGCCATGAGGCTGTACGTGATGGCGAAGCGGGAGTGGGAAAAGAAGCCGCAGAAGCCGAAGCAGGAAAAAACCACACTTTAATAACCATGCTTGTAAACCCCTAAACTTCATAAATAAACGCCCCTCTGCGACGGAAAATAGGCGTCCCTTGCTCCCATTTCTCTGGAAGAAGGTGCAGAAAAGGACGAATTCAAGTGTCCTGTGGGAACAGAAGTAAGTGGGAGGGAAaaaagggatgatgatgatgatgattattacaaTAATAAGTAGGATAATTTCCAagtttgttattatcattattagtttAAATAGGATAATTTCCAAGcatcatattgttattattataaataggATAATTTCCAagtttattattgtcattattagttTAAATAGGATAATTTCCAAGCatcatattgttattataaatagGATAATTTTcaagtttattattatcattattagtttAAATAGGATAATTTCCAAGcatcatattgttattattataaataggATAATTTCCAagtttattattgtcattattagttTAAACAGGATAATTTCCAAGcatcatattgttattattataaataggATAATTTCcaagtttattattatcattactagtTTAAATAGGATAATTTCCAAGcatcatattgttattattataaataggATAATTTCcaagtttattattatcattattattataaataggaTAATTcccaagcatattattattattattgttaataataataggataatttataagtatattattattattattacatattataaatAGGATAATTtacaagtatattattattattattattataaataggaTAATTtacaagtatattattattataaataggaTAATTtacaagtatattattattttatactattattataaaataatttagaagtatattattattattataaataggaTAATTtacaagcatattattattattataaataggaTAATTTACacgtatattattattttatactttcattataaataaaataatttagaagtatattattattatgataaatAGGATAATTtccaagtatattattattattgttgttgttgttatttttctaAATAGATTGTATTTGGAAATGACTTACCATTTTGTGCAGCTTAGCAAGCGCTTTTTCAGCCAGATCAACAATTTCCTGAGAAAGAGAAAAGCAGGAGAAACAGTAACAAGCATTAGGCAGCCACTGTTTGGCCCTTTCccatttaataatatatttattatctattattatttattattggtattattatatgtatatacatatatactttgtatgtatgtatttttatcctttacaattttatcttgtaaatcgcctatagcatcttggatggagggcgattaattagtaattatgatgatgatgatgatgatgatgatgatgatgatgatacacatTTATATAATGCTTGAGTAATGGGATTATGACCTAGCCAACCCTACATAAGCTGTGTCTGCTCAGGACTACATTCATTGCACTTTCAaggcaataattattattattaacaacaataatacatacattattattattattattattattactacatttatatgaatatacatacacacttatTCGTAACTTTTGCCAGTTTggctctttggtgtgggaggagctatagacatgtgattgtactgagcatgttcagactcaggactcccttttgtattcagtttgcattagacctcagtggaggtggatgcatgttgctgtttggtctTCAGTGAAAGTAGAagtagaataaattattattattactacatttatatgaatatacatacacacttatTCGTAACTTTTGCCAGTTTggctctttggtgtgggaggagctatagacatgtgattgtactgagcatgttcagactcaggactcccttttgtattcagtttgcattagacctcagtggaggtggatgcatgttgctgtttggtctTCAGTGAAAGTAGAAGtatgcttttggacttcagcggggacaactatacttaaagactgtGGACAATTGATAAAGAATGCTAACCTGTGTACTCCACATCCTTTCAGgaatgagcatgttcagactcaggactccgttttgtattcagtttgcattagacctcagtggaggtggatgcatgttgctgtttggtctTCAGTGAAAGTAGAAGtatgcttttggacttcagcggggacaactatacttaaagactgtGGACAATTGATAAAGAATGATAACCTGTGTACTCCACATCCTTTcgggactgagcatgttcagactcaggactccgtttTGTATTCCGTTTgcattagacctcagtggaggtggctgcatgttgctgtttggtctTCAGTGAAAGTAGAAGtatgcttttggacttcagcgGGGACAACTATACAAGCCAGGACTGCCATCCCTCGTACTATCCAAGCTGGTATATCATAATTATATTTGTGCTATTCTGTGCCTTCGGGATGATCACCGAGCGGCAAACCCTCTGTAACTGACTTGACCTTCCTCCCGGAACAAGTTCCTGCCGCTTACCAGGCTGGAGGTGAACCTGTCCTTCATCTCGCTCAGCATTTCCGCCGTGTTCTGGGAGGACATTTCCAGCAGGATCCCGTCTGCGGtttgagaaggaaagaaggaaggacagaagaagggaagaggagatGCGTTTCAGTgtagagaggccttgctattctTGTGGCCTGTTTGCTGCCGAGAAAAAGAATCGGGACTGTACTCTTCTCGGAAGCAAATCTATGGACCGAGAAAGGACTGTTCATGActatggacttctgtaagtgatcagagggatcattgtaaatactactgtttttcttGATCTCTTATTTTtcgttctgcaaacctgagtggcgtATTATTATTCTGCGGGTAACtcagagcttccatttatcattcaACAATCTGCAACAAACCCTACTTGCCAGTAGggtctgtaaataaagaaataatcgtTGTCCTATGGAACTGCGATCGCTATGGCCACCTCCCCCCCATTCCTAATTGACCAAGAAAAGTTTCCCGCCTGGGCCGCCCACCGTATTTGAGCATCTCCTGGACGAGGAGGCAGAGGTCCTCCACGACTTCGGGGTCTTCGTGGTGCAGCCGGTAGATCTCCTTCAAGaggctcatcccgctccccgtcGCGTCGGTCATGACGAAGCGGAATCCCGCGAGGTCtacgagagagagagggagggaggggagagcccCGTTGTTCCGTCCGGCCCCGCATCCCCCTCTCGCTATTGGTTTGTTGATgtttatatttgctaacctgccttctatgtgtatgttcagtttgactgtacctctttgatgTGGGAAgggctatagacatgtgattgtactgagcatgttcagactcaggactcctttttgtactcccttttgcatcagacctcagtggaggtggatgcatgttgctcttTGGTCTtccatagacatgtgattgtactgagcatgttcagattcaGGACTCCTTTTTCTATTcccttttgcatcagacctcagtggaggcggatgcatGTTGCTCTTTGGTCTtccatagacatgtgattgtactgagcatgttcagactcaggactcctttTTCTATTcccttttgcatcagacctcagtggaggcggatgcatGTTGCTCTTTGGTCTtccatagacatgtgattgtactgagcatgttcagactcaggactcctttTTCTATTcccttttgcatcagacctcagtggaggtggatgcatgttgctgtttcgTCTtccatagacatgtgattgtactgagcatgttcagactcaggactcctttTTCTATTcccttttgcatcagacctcagtggaggtggatgcatgttgctcttTGGTCTtccatagacatgtgattgtactgagcatgttcagattcaGGACTCCTTTTTCTATTcccttttgcatcagacctcagtggaggcggatgcatGTTGCTCTTTGGTCTtccatagacatgtgattgtactgagcatgttcagactcaggactcctttTTCTATTcccttttgcatcagacctcagtggaggtggatgcatgttgctcttTGGTCTtccatagacatgtgattgtactgagcatgttcagactcaggactcctttttgtactcccttttgcatcagacctcagtggaggtggatgcatgttgctgtttggtcttccatagacatgtgattgtactgagcatgttcagactcaggactcctttTTCTATTcccttttgcatcagacctcagtggaggtggatgcatgttgctcttTGGTCTtccatagacatgtgattgtactgagcatgttcagactcaggactcctttttgtactcccttttgcatcagacctcagtggaggtggatgcatgttgctgtttggtcttccatagacatgtgattgtactgagcatgttcagactcaggactcctttTTCTATTcccttttgcatcagacctcagtggaggtggatgcatgttgctcttTGGTCTtccatagacatgtgattgtactgagcatgttcagattcaGGACTCCTTTTTCTATTcccttttgcatcagacctcagtggaggtggatgcatgttgctcttTGGTCTtccatagacatgtgattgtactgagcatgttcagactcaggactcctttTTCTATTcccttttgcatcagacctcagtggaggtggatgcatgttgctctttggtcttcaatgaaagtaGAAGTatgcttttggacttcagtgggtacaactatacctaaagactatggaccaTTGATAAAGAATGATAACCTGTGTACTCCACATCCTTCTAAACAAGGTGATAATAAAGGCTTTCCCGATACCTGAGGTCCGGAGGAGGGCGGCCAGGGCCAGGCAGGCGTTCTTGGCCAGGACGGGCCGCTCCTTGTGCCGCCGAAGGGCCTCCATCAGCAGCACGGCGTACGGGTCGTGCGCCTCTTCCTCCGCGACGCCTGCAGGGAGgtgggcacttcctcattccatcgtcgtaaattagttaaatttgcctccccactttataagtggtaccttatttcctacttgatagatgcaactatctttcgggttgctaggtcagcaacgagcaggggctatttttttattttttcaccccgccacgggctggcctcaaactctgccataaaggaaggcacccCCCAaatcctcccgacagatggccagggtGGGTGGCTTTGCTGTAAACGGAGGCTCACCGTGAAGGGCCAGGGCCCAGAAGGCGCAGCAGGCTGCTTCCGCCACTTCGCCGTGATCCATGTTGCCGTGGAGGACGAGGGCCATGGCCTCCAAGGCCTCCTTCAGCGGGACGGCGGCCGGGTTCGTCACTGGACACACAAAGAGAGGCCGgtattgtactgagcatgttcagactcaggactccgttttgtattcagtttgtatcagacctcagtggaagtggatgcatgttgttttttggacttcaatgaaagtagaactatacctaaagactatgggcAATTGATAAAGACTGATATCCTGTGTACTCCACATCCTCTCTGAGCTGAGCATATTCAGTCTCAGGACTCCGTTTTGTATtcagtttgcatcagacctcagtggaggtggatgcatgttgctgttaggaCTTCAGCAGgcacaactatacctaaagactatgggcAATTGATAAAGACTGATATCCTGTGTACTCTACATCCTTTctggactgagcatgttcagactcaggactccgttttgtattcagtttgcatcagacctcggtGGAGGTCTTTGCATATTTCCACGATTCCGCTTCTGAAGGACACGCCCCTTTTATGCAAATGCCTCCCTGTCCTCTCCCCCAACGCCCTCCTTTAGACTTCCTGTGTCCGAGTCCCATACTCACGGCCGGACATCAGGCTCCAAATGACTCCGCAGCAGGAGAGGCAGATCTCCTTGTTGTGGGCGAAGCGGCTCAGGGCGGACAGCATGTCCGAGAAGACCCCTGCCTCCCGCAGGGCCTCCGCAGCCACCGCTGAGAGAGAGAAAACGTCGTTCAGAGAACGGCATAACagtattggaaaggaaaggggcctctctatccatgtatctatctacctatctctcGGGTGACATCTTGccctctccatgctcacaggaggagAGCCAAAGAGGCGGTTCGTAGCATTTTGGTTTCAAATATACAGTTGGTTTGATAGGCCACTTGGGCATGAAATCAATTACGGGATTATCTGCATACCcatgtgtcatgatctccaatccttgacatctccggtcggctgacaaagaacagatgccagccataaaacctcaattaccctctggtatgtgagagcccctatataaatgggccaaagagaaggttctggtattctgtacaataaaacctgttggaatctaccagcgtgtgtcttggtgctttttctggtggaagactgacccacagcacaactgggagaagagaacccaaccTTCTGGCTGAATGCAACCAGGTGCTGATGTTACACCAACATCTCAGGTATTGTTCCAGCACCTGGTTGActttggcccacttatataggggctctcacataccagaggattGGAGATCAAGACACCATGTCATCTGGTCTTCTCCAGTCTCATGTCCTCAAAGCTTCTAGCTCCAGCCATCTAGAGATGGAGGGAAAGGCAAGTACGGCTGGTCTTGTACTGACCGTTGGTGGCCATCATCATGAAGAGGGTGGCCGTGCTCCCGGCCAGGGCCTCGTTGTCCTCGTGTCGCCGGAGGGAGCGCAGGAGGCAGCCCAGGATGCTGTCGCAGGAGAGCAGCTCCGCCGTCGGGTCCAGCTTCCCCAGGGCTGCACAAAGCAGAGCAGAGGGACACGGcgtcagctcccatcatccccaccaccatcatccccaGGCCCACCTCCCTCTCGCCCTGTTTGCTTCGACTTCTCAGAAACAATGTAATCCTCCCGCAGTGTCATGatcaatctttgacatctccggttggctgacaaagaacagatgccagccataaaacgggccagccataaaacctcaattaccatctggtatgtgagagcccctatataaatgggccaaagataaGGTTCTGGTAATCTGTActataaaacctgttggaatctaccagcgtgtgtcttcgtgcttttctggtggaagactgacccacagcacaactgggagaagagaacccggcATGATCCCTTAAATGTGTTATTTATTGGCCAGTGGTGCCCGGGGTCGGCCGGTGGGGGTGGGCCTTGCCCTACCTCTGGCAAGGGCCTCCATCAGGAAGGAGTGCCCGGCTAACTGGACCTCGGGGGCCTCCACATGGTCCGCCATGGCCTGGGTCACGGGGTCCAGGAGTCCGAGGAAGGCCTCCACACTGACCGCTGGAAAGAAACTGCAGCTGAGTTATTGACCGACCGGAGGCCGTCCTTTCGGGCCCCTTTCGTTCCTCTCTTAAATCCCAGGTTCTGGGCAAAAGGAGGTTGCGACCCTGTTTTCCCTCCCTAAAGATAAGCCCTAGCCGGAAAATAAGCCCTAGCTGGACCCT
This genomic window from Anolis carolinensis isolate JA03-04 unplaced genomic scaffold, rAnoCar3.1.pri scaffold_7, whole genome shotgun sequence contains:
- the stkld1 gene encoding serine/threonine kinase-like domain-containing protein STKLD1 isoform X4, with amino-acid sequence MEKYQVLKALGRGALGSAELIEPKKGGAGSRKEKLALKKVECIDETHANNALREALLLLKVQHRYVWPYKEMFISWDNQVIQLFLGQMVDALVFLHQQKILHRNIKPSNILLYSGAEAAFRLCDFAPETLMTDEAKWRIRVKEDPHFESWMAPETMAFSFSDKADIWSLGCVLLQMTGCSRVKGRDLLPLLQGLRVDSSRLEEALVATKCREKPVASVLRAMLQGQPSMRPSAEEMLELPFVRESLILAGSPLIKVKKSLPPGLLEIILSGGIQTVLEFMVSYQDIEEAQEKSIERLLSLLKEAKAVSVEAFLGLLDPVTQAMADHVEAPEVQLAGHSFLMEALARALGKLDPTAELLSCDSILGCLLRSLRRHEDNEALAGSTATLFMMMATNAVAAEALREAGVFSDMLSALSRFAHNKEICLSCCGVIWSLMSGLTNPAAVPLKEALEAMALVLHGNMDHGEVAEAACCAFWALALHGVAEEEAHDPYAVLLMEALRRHKERPVLAKNACLALAALLRTSDLAGFRFVMTDATGSGMSLLKEIYRLHHEDPEVVEDLCLLVQEMLKYDGILLEMSSQNTAEMLSEMKDRFTSSLVSGRNLFREEGQVSYRGFAAR
- the stkld1 gene encoding serine/threonine kinase-like domain-containing protein STKLD1 isoform X3; translated protein: MEKYQVECIDETHANNALREALLLLKVQHRYVWPYKEMFISWDNQRSSVWLCLVAPFSEAGDLATLFQAWRTRQLKAPKKVIQLFLGQMVDALVFLHQQKILHRNIKPSNILLYSGAEAAFRLCDFAPETLMTDEAKWRIRVKEDPHFESWMAPETMAFSFSDKADIWSLGCVLLQMTGCSRVKGRDLLPLLQGLRVDSSRLEEALVATKCREKPVASVLRAMLQGQPSMRPSAEEMLELPFVRESLILAGSPLIKVKKSLPPGLLEIILSGGIQTVLEFMVSYQDIEEAQEKSIERLLSLLKEAKAVSVEAFLGLLDPVTQAMADHVEAPEVQLAGHSFLMEALARALGKLDPTAELLSCDSILGCLLRSLRRHEDNEALAGSTATLFMMMATNAVAAEALREAGVFSDMLSALSRFAHNKEICLSCCGVIWSLMSGLTNPAAVPLKEALEAMALVLHGNMDHGEVAEAACCAFWALALHGVAEEEAHDPYAVLLMEALRRHKERPVLAKNACLALAALLRTSDLAGFRFVMTDATGSGMSLLKEIYRLHHEDPEVVEDLCLLVQEMLKYDGILLEMSSQNTAEMLSEMKDRFTSSLVSGRNLFREEGQVSYRGFAAR